A window of Tripterygium wilfordii isolate XIE 37 chromosome 7, ASM1340144v1, whole genome shotgun sequence contains these coding sequences:
- the LOC120001831 gene encoding pyridoxal reductase, chloroplastic, with protein sequence MALSAPTSYFSCVSGSIDTKASLSSPFKLLKLPPIWPWQKVKMGPFSVSPMGFGTWAWGNQLLWGYQESMNPDLEQTFNMAVENGVNFFDTADSYGTGRLNGQSEKLLGKFIRESKGRKQRQDDIVVATKFAAYPWRVTPGQFVKACKSSLERMQLEQIGIGQLHWSTANYAPLQEFALWDGLVAMYEQGLVRAVGVSNYGPKQLLKIHDYLKIRGVPLCSAQVQFSLLSMGEDQMEIKNICDSLGIRLISYSPLGLGMLTGKYTASKLPRGPRALLFRRILPGLEPLLNSLREVAQRRSKTVSQVAINWCICKGTVPIPGVKNVKQAEENLGALGWRLSSEELLQIEYAARESPGRMIQNIFQTR encoded by the exons ATGGCATTATCAGCACCAACATCATACTTCAGCTGCGTCAGTGGTTCAATTGACACCAAAGCAtccctttcttctcctttcaaGCTTCTGAAGCTCCCTCCCATCTGGCCATGGCAAAAG GTGAAGATGGGTCCATTCAGTGTCTCTCCAATGGGTTTTGGAACTTGGGCTTGGGGAAACCAGCTACTGTGGGGTTATCAGGAGTCGATGAACCCTGATCTTGAACAAACCTTCAACATGGCTGTTGAGAATGGTGTTAATTTCTTTGATACTGCAGATTCGTATGGGACTGGAAGATTGAATGGGCAGAGTGAAAAGCTTCTTGGGAAGTTCATCAGAGAATCTAAAG GAAGGAAGCAAAGACAAGATGACATTGTGGTTGCTACAAAGTTTGCAGCATACCCATGGCGTGTAACACCAGGGCAGTTTGTGAAAGCGTGCAA GTCCTCTTTGGAGAGGATGCAACTGGAGCAGATTGGAATTGGACAATTACATTGGTCAACTGCAAACTATGCTCCCCTGCAAGAGTTCGCTCTTTGGGATGGTTTGGTTGCAATGTATGAGCAG GGCCTAGTCCGAGCAGTTGGCGTGAGCAATTATGGACCAAAGCAGCTCCTAAAGATACACGATTACCTCAAAATCCGTGGAGTGCCCCTTTGCTCGGCACAA GTGCAGTTTTCTTTGCTTAGCATGGGAGAAGATCAGATGGAGATCAAGAATATATGTGATTCTCTTGGGATCCGCTTGATTTCTTATAGTCCTTTAGGACTTGGAATGCTCACTGGAAAATACACAGCTTCTAAGCTTCCCCGTGGGCCTCG CGCCCTCCTTTTCAGACGAATACTTCCTGGGTTGGAGCCCCTATTGAACTCACTGAGAGAAGTTGCACAGAGAAGAAGCAAAACTGTATCGCAG GTTGCTATAAACTGGTGCATCTGCAAGGGTACTGTTCCAATTCCTGGAGTTAAGAATGTAAAACAAGCGGAAGAAAATTTAGGTGCTCTGGGGTGGCGCCTGAGTTCGGAAGAGTTGCTTCAGATAGAATATGCAGCACGCGAGTCTCCTGGGAGAATGATCCAAAACATTTTCCAGACCAG ATGA
- the LOC120001411 gene encoding light-mediated development protein DET1, translating into MFRRNNIAARIFERQIRTPAPGTSVHCSRQFYENLVPSYTIYDVECPDHSFRKFTDDGQYLISFSKNNHDLIVYRPTWLSYSCKEEDCNNHDVPAKRFDSFFTELYCVTLASCNEVICKDFFLYVESNRFGLFATSTAQVHDAPATGGAIQGVPSIEKITFHLLRLEDGALLDEKVFSNDYVNLPHNMGVFLYDDLLAIVSLRYQTIHVLQIRDSGNLVDVRAIGAFCREDDELFLNSNIQGLENPDRSRTHQLNGDLVENGLQFNSDNSFLGGIKQRLLSFIFQGIWNEEMDQTQRVQCLKKKFYFHFQDYVDLIIWKVQFLDRYNLLIKFGSVDGGVGRNAEQHTSFFAVYNMETTEIVAFYQNSADDLYHLFEKFCDHFYVTSRNSLHMRFISSHSNSIHALEQLRCIKEKASSCSQFMKKMLASLPFSCQSLSPSPYFDQSLFRFDEKLISATERHRQSTDHPIKFISRRQPHTLKFKIKPGPEAGSIDGRAKKISSFLFHPFLPLALSIQQTFFLQSSVINIHFRR; encoded by the exons ATGTTTAGAAGAAACAATATTGCCGCCAGGATTTTCGAGCGCCAAATCCGTACTCCTGCCCCTGGCACTAGC GTTCATTGTTCGAGGCAGTTCTATGAGAATTTAGTACCAAGTTATACCATTTATGATGTTGAATGCCCAGATCATTCATTCCGCAAATTCACAGATGACGGCCAATACCTTATAAGTTTTAGCAAAAATAATCATGATCTGATTGTTTATAGGCCAACATGGCTATCATATTCATGCAAAGAAGAAGACTGTAACAATCATGATGTTCCGGCAAAGAGGTTTGACagcttctttaccgaactaTATTGTGTTACACTTGCTTCCTGCAATGAGGTTATATGCAAAGACTTCTTTCTCTATGTTGAGAGTAACCGATTTGGACTCTTTGCCACTTCCACTGCACAAGTACATGACGCACCTGCTACTGGAGGTGCTATTCAAGGAGTCCCTTCTATTGAAAAGATCACTTTTCACCTCTTGAG ATTGGAGGATGGAGCTTTACTGGATGAGAAGGTCTTTAGCAATGATTATGTCAACCTGCCACATAATATGGGTGTCTTCTTGTATGATGATTTGCTGGCAATCGTATCACTACGGTATCAAACCATACATGTTCTCCAAATAAGGGATTCTGGTAACCTTGTTGATGTAAGGGCCATTGGAGCATTTTGCCGTGAAGATGATGAACTTTTTTTGAACTCCAACATTCAG GGCTTGGAGAACCCGGACAGAAGTAGGACTCATCAATTGAATGGTGATCTTGTTGAGAATGGATTACAGTTTAACTCTGATAATTCTTTTCTGGGTGGTATCAAACAGAGGCTGCTCTCATTCATATTCCAGGGAATTTGGAATGAAGAAATGGATCAAACCCAG CGAGTACAatgcttgaagaagaaattcTATTTCCACTTCCAAGATTATGTTGACCTGATAATCTGGAAG GTACAATTCCTGGACCGGTATAACCTCCTTATCAAATTTGGCAGTGTAGATGGTGGG GTAGGACGTAATGCTGAGCAACATACATCATTTTTTGCTGTATACAATATGGAGACAACTGAAATTGTCGCTTTTTATCAG AATTCTGCGGATGATCTATATCACTTGTTTGAGAAGTTCTGTGACCATTTCTATGTAACATCGAGAAATTCATTGCATATGAGATTCATATCATCTCACTCAAATAGCATTCATGCTCTTGAGCAACTCCGGTGTATCAAGGAAAAGGCCAGCAGCTGTTCGCAG TTCATGAAGAAGATGCTCGCTTCATTGCCTTTCAGTTGTCAGTCACTGAGTCCTTCTCCTTATTTTGACCAATCTCTTTTCCGATTTGATGAAAAG TTAATCTCAGCTACTGAACGGCACCGACAGTCAACAGACCATCCAATCAAGTTCATTTCTAGAAGGCAACCGCATACCCTCAAATTTAAGATTAAGCCAG GTCCTGAAGCTGGTAGCATAGATGGTCGAGCGAAAAAAATCTCGTCTTTTTTGTTCCATCCATTCTTGCCTCTTGCTCTCTCCATTCAACAAACCTTTTTCTTACAATCATCGGTCATCAATATTCACTTCCGGAGATGA
- the LOC120001206 gene encoding heavy metal-associated isoprenylated plant protein 45 — MFGWCYGKSQLCNAMSIVELLVHMDCQGCEKRIRKAISKIEGVDSLEIDMDTQKVTVTGYVDQRKVLKMVRRTGRKAEFWPFPYDSEYYPYASQYLDESNYASSYNYYRHGFNESVHGYFPDQAYSTVDDNTVHLFSEDNVHAYCTIM, encoded by the exons ATGTTTGGTTGGTGCTATGGGAAGTCACAACTATGTAATGCCATGTCT ATTGTGGAGCTTTTGGTACATATGGACTGCCAAGGATGTGAAAAGAGAATACGAAAAGCAATCTCGAAAATTGAGG GTGTTGATAGCCTGGAAATCGACATGGATACGCAGAAGGTGACCGTAACAGGGTACGTAGACCAGAGGAAGGTGTTGAAGATGGTGAGAAGAACGGGAAGAAAAGCCGAGTTTTGGCCGTTCCCATATGACAGTGAATACTATCCTTATGCATCACAATATCTAGATGAATCTAACTATGCATCTTCCTATAACTACTACAGGCATGGGTTCAATGAGAGTGTTCATGGTTACTTTCCAGACCAAGCTTACTCCACTGTTGATGATAATACTGTCCATCTTTTCAGTGAAGACAATGTCCATGCATATTGCACCATCATGTAA
- the LOC120001240 gene encoding 2-isopropylmalate synthase 1, chloroplastic-like — translation MASCTTASKFSISKSSPKAPTTTNTATAARSVLSLYKQKSIARLALHFSSKPTAFSISCSQHQSPPSSSPPPRRRRRPEYIPNRIDDPLYVRIFDTTLRDGEQSPGATLTAKEKIDIARQLAKLGVDIIEAGFPAASREDFEAVKMIAHEVGNAVDEDGYVPVICGLSRCNEKDIKASWDAVKYAKRPRIHTFIATSDIHMEYKLRKTKEEVIEIARRMVKFARSMGCDDVEFSPEDAGRSEREFLYEILGEVIKAGATTLNIPDTVGITIPSEFAQLIADIKANTPGVENVIISTHCQNDLGLSTANTLAGASAGARQLECTINGIGERAGNASLEEVVMAINCRGEHVLGGLYTGINTRHITMASKMVEDYTGLHLQPHKAIVGANAFAHESGIHQDGMLKHKGTYEIISPEDIGLERSNEAGIVLGKLSGRHALRDRLKELGYEIDDEKLGNIFWRFKAVAEQKKRVTDADLIALISDEVFQPEVVWKLLEVQVTCGTLGLSTATVKLIHANGEERVACSVGTGPVDSAYKAVDIIVKEPVTLLEYSMNAVTEGIDAIVTTRVLIRRDNQQTSTHALTSEEVQRTFSGTGAGMDIVVSSVKAYIGALNKMLAFKDKLPIQVSVERASVPA, via the exons ATGGCGTCTTGCACTACAGCCTCTAAATTCTCCATTTCCAAATCTAGCCCTAAAGCCCCAACCACCACTAACACCGCCACCGCCGCCAGGTCCGTCCTCTCTCTGTACAAACAGAAGTCAATAGCCCGTCTCGCTCTTCACTTCTCCTCTAAACCAACCGCTTTCTCCATCTCTTGCTCCCAGCATCAATCGCCTCCCTCTTCCTCCCCTCCTCCTCGCCGCCGCCGTCGGCCGGAGTACATTCCTAATCGCATCGATGACCCTTTATATGTCCGCATCTTTGACACAACACTCCGTGATGGAGAGCAGTCCCCGGGCGCCACTCTCACTGCCAAGGAGAAGATCGACATTGCCCGCCAGCTTGCCAAGCTTGGCGTGGACATCATTGAAGCCGGATTCCCTGCCGCATCTCGGGAGGACTTTGAGGCGGTGAAGATGATTGCGCATGAAGTTGGCAACGCCGTGGACGAGGATGGGTATGTCCCTGTGATTTGCGGGTTATCGAGGTGCAATGAGAAGGACATCAAGGCTTCTTGGGATGCTGTGAAGTACGCGAAGCGGCCTAGAATACACACGTTTATAGCTACTAGCGAcatacacatggagtacaagtTGAGGAAGACGAAGGAGGAGGTGATTGAAATTGCGAGGAGGATGGTGAAGTTCGCTAGGAGCATGGGCTGTGACGATGTGGAGTTTAGTCCAGAAGATGCCGGTAGATCAGAGAGGGAATTTCTCTATGAGATCCTGGGTGAAGTAATAAAAGCAGGGGCAACAACTCTCAACATCCCTGATACGGTTGGTATAACAATTCCAAGCGAATTTGCGCAGTTGATTGCTGATATTAAAGCAAACACACCAGGAGTTGAGAATGTTATTATCTCTACACATTGCCAGAATGATCTCGGACTTTCTACCGCCAATACTCTAGCTGGGGCATCTGCAGGGGCAAGACAATTGGAATGCACAATCAATGGAATTGGTGAAAGAGCTGGAAATGCGTCTTTGGAAGAGGTTGTGATGGCAATAAATTGTCGCGGAGAGCATGTTTTGGGGGGACTTTATACCGGAATCAATACAAGGCATATCACTATGGCAAGCAAGATGGTAGAAGATTACACAGGATTGCATTTACAGCCACACAAGGCTATTGTTGGAGCAAATGCTTTTGCTCACGAAAGCGGTATCCATCAAGACGGAATGCTGAAGCAC AAAGGTACTTATGAAATTATATCTCCTGAAGATATTGGGCTTGAAAGATCCAATGAAGCTGGTATTGTCCTTGGAAAACTTAGTGGACGCCATGCTTTGAGAGATCGCTTGAAGGAGCTTGGTTATGAGATAGATGATGAGAAACTTGGTAATATCTTTTGGCGTTTCAAAGCAGTTGCTGAACAGAAGAAGAGAGTCACTGATGCTGACTTAATAGCATTGATATCAGATGAAGTGTTTCAGCCAGAAGTTGTTTGGAAGCTTCTTGAGGTGCAGGTTACATGTGGAACTCTTGGTCTCTCTACAGCAACCGTTAAACTCATTCACGCTAATGGGGAAGAGCGTGTTGCTTGTTCTGTGGGAACTGGGCCAGTAGATTCAGCTTACAAGGCTGTTGACATCATTGTGAAGGAGCCTGTAACACTTCTTGAGTATTCCATGAATGCTGTTACAGAAGGCATTGATGCAATAGTCACCACCCGCGTTCTAATTCGCAGAGACAACCAGCAAACATCTACTCATGCTTTAACTAGTGAAGAAGTTCAGCGAACATTTAGCGGAACTGGGGCTGGAATGGACATTGTTGTTTCAAGTGTCAAGGCATACATCGGTGCATTAAACAAGATGTTAGCTTTCAAGGACAAGTTGCCAATACAAGTCTCTGTAGAAAGAGCTTCTGTTCCCGCTTAA